Part of the Henckelia pumila isolate YLH828 chromosome 2, ASM3356847v2, whole genome shotgun sequence genome is shown below.
tTATATTGGGACTTCAAATTGCATTAATCATTATGAACACACATCCAACCTCACTGCTTAAGATGTGCTAAGTAATACTATTTGTCTTCTTGGTTCATGGGTATTGATTAGGCAATGACTGCATGCACATATTTCACTTGCTAGGATGTAATGCAACGTCAAACACTCCACCAATTTTTTTGCCTACACGATTatggaaatttttttgtttgttggAAACATATTTGCCATTATGATCTTTGTGGCTATTTTAGCTTGCCGCACTGGAAAAATTACTGATACTGCTCAACGATATACATTCTCGTTAGAGTTTTGCAGAAATGTTGTTCGATaatctatactatatattaaGTTAGAGGACACTAGTGATCTCTCTGGTGTTTCACAATTTCTATAATGTGGATTTAGCTAGAGGATAGTATAAGGTGACATTAATAGTCTGATTTCTCTTTATTTGTCCAGGAGTATGAAGACAAAGCCAAGGAAAAAGGTGAAGCAACTGTTATGTTCAGGTCAGCTTTCCCTTGCTCACTCATAAaattattcttttattttaaatatggatATTCATATCAATTCTCAGTTCTAAGTTCTGTTATGCTACTCTTTTTTCTAGCCATTTGGGGCCTGTTAAGAGGCGGACTACTGCAGAAGAGGAAGAAAGAGTCAATCATCCCAGACCTGAAGTAAGTTCTTATGCAGTTTCCATGGTTTacgaaacttttttttttttttttttttaatatgtgaACCAACATATAGAGTTTTATTTGACGTAGGACTCTGTATATCATCACCCAATTCTAAATCCTTCTGGAGCTCCTCCACCTGGAAAACCACCAATGTTCAAGTCATCCATAGGTATTCTTTGTTCTTTTCTACTTTATATTTCTCAATGTTCAAGTCATCCTGGTGTATGttaattgttctttttttcttttcaccACACCATATTTTTTCTTCCCTACTTAGTTACCTCATACATAATCTCTACATTTTGGATTCTGCTGTTTATTTTGAATTGCAGGCCCCAGGATCCCTTTACCAGAAGCTTCAGCAAGTAATATTGCATCTTCATCAAATCCCGAGTCAGAAGATGCTGCTTTATCAGTCCCGGATTTTCCACCTCCACCGCCCCCTTTGCCTCTTTCTGATTTAGATTCTGGAGATGGTTCTGTTCTTCCTGCGGGTTTGCCTTTGCCACCCCCACCCCCTATGCCTCCAAAGCCTGCAAATGCAGATGTTACCACAATATTGCCTCCACCACCTTTGCCTCCGCCTCCTCCTCCTGGTCCACCTCCAAAAGAATTGCTTGCTGTTCGACCTCCTCTTCCTCCTCCCCCACCTATTCACCAGTCTTTTCAACCACCTCCTCCTGGTACTTTTGGAAATGAGAAGCCGGCaaaatcagatgattcagccACCATGAATTCAAATCAGGTATACCTCTCACACAATTCATTCCTACCTTTGATCTCTTGGCCTTCAATCTTATAAAATGTCATTTTTTTTCCAGTGAAAATATATGCTGCCAATTCATGCAGACGTTATTATCTATTTTTGTGAAATTATTTCATAGTCCATTCAACATATTTTTATATCCCTAGAATTCTGTGTGTGACCTTTTTCTTTTAAAACTTATTCTACCGTATTTAAGACAAAAGACTTAAATCAaaatttagtatttttttttctctcaaaatcaCCCCTGAGGCCCTGATCatcttgttttgataaaaataataaacagtTAATAACAACATGatctttcttcttattttcCGAAGTGATTTTCTTATATGCCTTGGTAAATAATGGGAAATATATTTTCTTCTTGTCAcatattgatttattttaatcAATTCTTTTTTCAAATTATGTTGaatgatttggtttttattattcttaaatCTATATTTACGGATATGTGTAATAGTTTTACATGAGAATATATTAATATGTATCATACCAACATACATATAATGAACATATACTacatttatctatttatatccAAAATTGTTTGGCAAATGCTAATGAAttaatgttaattttttttgttacatTCCAGTTGTGTTTTACCATGAAATTTAAAATACCGGACATAAAATGATACAAGTTTAATAGCACATAATGTTTATTTCTAACCAGTatggaatttttaaaaaatattttaaatttttagacgAAATCCAAAGTTGTATTTATTCTAAATCCATTTGAAATACAATTCCATGTTTAATACATGCCAAACGTAGCCTTAATCTAAAAAATTTGGTGGATTGCTCGTGGAATAATTTTCTTACTTGATGATTATCATTTTTTGGTTCTCTCAGATGCTTCCTGTTCTTCCTCCACCTCCGCCGCCACCAGGGCTGTCTTCTAAGTCTGGAAATAATCAACCAGAAAgctcatattctgaatctgtaataAAAGCTAATATCGAGAGCAAAGATTTTCTAAACATGGTTCCTCCACCACCAACAATAAGGCAGCAACCACTAGTGACGGGAACTCCTATGCACCCAAATTTGCAGCCACAGCCAGATGTACCACCTCCAGGAATTTTGCGCTTTCCACCACCCCCGCCTCCAAATGATATGCGCCCTCCTCTGCCCTCTCCTGGAATTGCCGGACAACCTGTTCCACCTGGAGTCATGGTGCCACTATTACCGATGCCACCTTTTGGACCTCCTCCCGGTCCTCCACTAATGATGCGACCCCCACTTCCACCTGGCCCGCCTCCCATTGGACAAGATGGTTTTATTGCTAGAATGCCTGCTCCTCAGAAGCCATCTTATGTTAAATCTGCTGCTTCAACTGTTGTGAAGAAGCCTCTGGCACAGCATACCCCTGAGCTCACGGCTATGGTGAGTTTCTGTACTAATTTTTCCTTGCCTACTTACCAAATTAAAATAGATTTGAATATGGTGGTGCATGATTCATGAATGATGATATGTGCATCTCAATAATAGATTAAATTGGTTTCACACTCGGTCTACTCCTGGCTAATAAATGTTGGGGAGACCCCAATCGTTGCTGAATTTTACACATAATGTTGTGAATCATTATGCAATCAATCTTACCTTACCCCCCAACCCCCACCCATTGTGTACCAAGTTCACTTAAAGTATTCCTGGTAGTGTAAATTATTTGTTGGTTGCAAGAAATTAATTAAATGTACCATGTTGTAACCGATAGTAATGATTACAATAGATTGCTTTAAAATAACGAGCAAGGCTGGTTTCTTGAGGATTCTTAATTTTAGCGCAGAGTGGTTTGCGTTAAAAGGAAAATGGAACTCAGATCGGTGCACTAATTGTATTGGTATTCAGGTGATGACATAGAAATTAATAGGCACATAGGGCTTTCACGTTTTCTGTGTTTTAAGTTTGCCCTGCAATTAATTGTTAGTTAATATATTGCACTCCTAAAGgtcaaataaaattaatgtgTACTCACATTTTATTCAGTATAAAGTATTGAGGTTAATTGTGAACATACAAGTTCTGAGTAAATGGATAGGCAGTGAAGTGGAGTGTCTTTTTATTCATTAGCATGAAGTCCGATGCCAATATGCATTGCTCACAAAAATTGTGCATAGATAATCTCTAGCCTTGTGTGTGGCACCCAAGAATTTTGAAGGATCACTACTTTTGGTGTTCTTGATGGAGGAGAGAAAAACGTTTTTGTCgggaaaaaaatatatgaaaatttgaaattttatgatcTGGTGGTTTCTCTGTTTCAGGTTCCTGCCTCCGTGCGCGTCAGGAGAGAGTCTGCACTCCCAAAACCGAAGTCAAAATCATCAGCTGTTTTACCCACAAACCGGCCTATAGCATTACCCGCCAAAAAACAAGAATCCATTACATCCTCTTCTGCAACAAAGCCCCAAAGTATTGATGATTCATATACTGCATTCTTAGAGGACATGAAAGCCCTTGGGGCACTTGATAGTTGATCTGAAACTTTGCACGATTGGCTGCCGAAAGCACGAAAATGACAATTTCGCCGTGGCAAAACTTCATCTTGCAGCAACATCACCTTCATTTTCTACTGTAATTTATTTTCACCCGGAGTCGTCGTCAACTTTATGTTGCTCACATACAGTGGTGTGGAGTAAGCGGGCGATCTCTAGCGGCTGATTCCTAGAGCCTTGTCGATCTATGTACGTGGGGAGGTTACATTTTATTTACTCTGTAAGGAAGTTGTAAGTTAATTCAAACCATTTGGCTCATCTCACGCTGTAGTTGAACTCGCGATGATTTGGATTCGAAGACCACTATTGACAAAATTTCTCATCAGtttttcatttaaaatt
Proteins encoded:
- the LOC140881244 gene encoding protein EARLY FLOWERING 5, which encodes MVKTTKGGKTMNPTDAYRKEIRKKELKRNKKERKKVREVGILKKDPESLRDQIQKLEAMKADGALDKARKHKKRQLEDTLNLVIKKRKEYEDKAKEKGEATVMFSHLGPVKRRTTAEEEERVNHPRPEDSVYHHPILNPSGAPPPGKPPMFKSSIGPRIPLPEASASNIASSSNPESEDAALSVPDFPPPPPPLPLSDLDSGDGSVLPAGLPLPPPPPMPPKPANADVTTILPPPPLPPPPPPGPPPKELLAVRPPLPPPPPIHQSFQPPPPGTFGNEKPAKSDDSATMNSNQMLPVLPPPPPPPGLSSKSGNNQPESSYSESVIKANIESKDFLNMVPPPPTIRQQPLVTGTPMHPNLQPQPDVPPPGILRFPPPPPPNDMRPPLPSPGIAGQPVPPGVMVPLLPMPPFGPPPGPPLMMRPPLPPGPPPIGQDGFIARMPAPQKPSYVKSAASTVVKKPLAQHTPELTAMVPASVRVRRESALPKPKSKSSAVLPTNRPIALPAKKQESITSSSATKPQSIDDSYTAFLEDMKALGALDS